The sequence ACAGAAATCAGTCCGCCCGACTTCCGCCGTAGAGCGCCAGGTCAAGGTGAAGCTCTCCGGCGATACTTTGTTACAAATCGGCTTCCTCGTATCCGATACCTCAAGGCTCAACACGCTCGTCGATAAGCAGCAAAGATTCGGTGCGGGATTCATCTTATTGAACCTGCTGCAGAATGCCGCAAGCAATAACGACGCAGCCCAATCCGTCGCAGGAGTCGCACAAAAGCTCTGCGAAAACATCAAGAACGTCGGTTTTCGCAACCTGCCCCAAGGCATGAGTCGCGAGATGAGTCTCCCCCGCCCCGTCGACATCGCCTGCGTCGCCTTTAGGTTAAGAGAAGGGAAATAAAATTTAAACAACATAACGAAAAAGGCTGCATCCTTACAGATGCAGCCTTTTAAGTTCCAGGATTCTATCGGCTCTGCGAGCCTCCAGAATGACATGCTAGGTTATACAGCGCGGGTACTTGCACACGCATTGGATAACCGACGCAGTCATGCACGAAGTGCAATGACATGTCACCCTGGAGTGCAAAGCGCGAGCTAGCCGAACCACGTTTAGAAAGACATAGTAGCGCGGGGCAGAACCCCGCCACACTAGATTACTTCTGGTGAGCCTTGAACCAGCGGATAAGACCGTTGGTGGAACTGTCGTGGTTCAGTTCGGCGTCGGCCTTGGCAAGTTCCGGAAGGATCTTCTTGGCGAGCTGCTTACCGAGTTCAACACCCCACTGGTCGTAGCTGTTGATGTTCCAGATAACGCCCTGGGTGAAGATCTTGTGTTCGTACATGGCGATGAGGGCGCCGAGCGTTTCCGGAGAAACGTAGTCCATCATGATGGAGTTGGTCGGCTTGTTGCCTTCGAACACCTTGTGCGGGGCGAGGAATGCGATTTCTTCTTCGCTCTTGCCATCCTTGCGGAGTTCTTCCTGGGCCTGGGCGAGGGTCTTGCCGTTCATCAAGGCTTCGGGCTGCGCAAAGAAGTTGGAGAGCAGCTTCTGGTGATGGTCGCCGACCTTGTTGTGGCTGTTGGCCGGGGCGATGAAGTCGCAAGGAATCATCTTGGTGCCCTGGTGGATCAGCTGGTAGAAGGCGTGCTGGCCGTTCGTACCCGGTTCGCCCCAGAGGATCGGACCCGTCTGGTAGTTCACGCGCTTGGAGTCGCGGTCAACGGTTTTGCCGTTGGATTCCATGTCGGCCTGCTGGAAGTAGGCGGCAAGGCGGTGCAAGTACTGGTCGTACGGGAGCATGGCGTAGCTAGAAGCGCCAAAGAAGTTGTTGTACCAAACGCCGATGAGGGCGAGGATCACGGGGAGGTTCTTGTCGACCGGAGCGGTCTTGAAATGCTGATCCATTTCGTAGGCGCCCTGGTGGAGCTTCATGTAGTTGTCGAAACCGATGCGGAGAGCGATCGAAAGACCGATGGCAGACCACAGGGAGTAACGGCCACCCACCCAGTTCCAGAATTCAAACATGTTGGCGGTGTCGATACCGAAGGCGGACACGGCTTCGGTGTTGGTGGAAAGCGCCACAAAGTGCTTGGCGATGGACTTTTCGTCACCGTTGAAGGCCTTAAGGACTGCGGCCTTTGCAGTTTCGGCGTTCGTCATGGTTTCAAGAGTGGTGAAGGTCTTGGAAGCCACGATGAAGAGCGTTTCTTCGATGTTCACCTTCTTGAGGGTTTCGGCCATGTGGGTGCCGTCGATGTTGGAAACGAAGTAGACTTCCGGAGAGTATTCGCCAGCAGCCGGCTTGTCGGCATACGGCTTCAAGGCTTCGGTGACCATCACGGGGCCCAGGTCGGAACCGCCGATACCGATGTTCACCACGTACTTGATGGACTTGCCGGTGTGGCCCTTCCACTTGCCGGTGCGCACGAGCTTGGTGAATTCTTCCATGTGCTTGAGCACGGCGCGAACTTCGGGCATCACGTCCTTGCCGTCGACGCAAATCGGATCGTTGCCCTTGTAGCGGAGTGCGGTGTGGAGCACGGCGCGCTTTTCGGTGGTGTTAATCTTTTCGCCGGCAAAGTACTTACGGCGCATGTCTTCGAAACCGGCTGACTTCAGGAGATCCTGGAGCTTGGCCATGGTTTCGTCGGTGATGATGTTCTTGGAGTAGTCCAGGAAGAGGCCGCAGGCTTCGGCGCTGAACTTTTCGGCGCGAGCCGGGTCCTTTGCGAAGAGTTCCTTCATGTGCCAGGTCTTTGCGACTTCGGCGTGGGCCTCAAGGGCCTTCCATTCCTGAGAATCAGTCAGTTTCGACATAGATTAATCCTTTCCGCTGCGCGGGTGTTTGTTTCGGGTGCAAATATAGGAAATTCGGAGTTCGGAATTCGGAATTCAGAATTGAAAATGCTACATTCAAAAGTATGGATACATCAATTCTTGACAAGGCAATCGTATTTGCGGTTAAGGCGCACCAGGGAGCAGAACGCAAGGGAAAAGGCTTCCCTTACATCGTTCACCCGATGGAGGCAGTCGCGATCGCAGCCACCATGACGAACGACCAGGAACTTTTGGCCGCGGCAGCACTTCACGACACGGTCGAAGACACCGAAATCACCCTGAAGGATGTCGAACGCGAATTCGGCAAGAGGGTGGCAGAACTTGTTGAAGCAGAATCCGATATCGAATTCGAGGGCAAGAGCCGTCAGGAAAGTTGGAGACTTCGCAAGGAAGAAGCCATTGAGCGATTGTCTTCAGCTACAAACGAAGTCAAGATTGTAGCACTTTCAGATAAATTAAGCAACATCCGAGCCATCTACCGCGACTACCAGGCAATAGGCGACAAGGTATGGGACTTGTTCTGCGTCAAGGACAAGGCTTCGCACGAATGGCATTTCCGCGGGCTTGCGCGAGCACTTTCTAGTCTCAAGGGGACATTCGCATACGACGAATTTGCAGAAACAATCAACAAAGTCTTTGGGAAATAGACACGACATGGAACAGGTAACCAACAAGGACTACGGCCTGCCCCCCAAGGAAACGCTTATCCTGGAGGAGTACCGCGAACAACGCATTGTCTTCGAGAAGCTACTACGCATCGTCAAGCGAATTCTTCGCGAGAGCATCCAAGAAAACAAGATATACATCAACGCCATCGAAGGGCGCGTCAAGGCAGAAGACAGCCTTGCGGGTAAACTCGAACGTAAGTCGGGCAAGTACAATTCCCTTTCGGACTTAACGGATATTTTGGGTGTCCGCGTCATCACATTCTACAGCGACGAAGTGGATAAAATTGCAGCCCTTGTCGGACGCACTTTTACTATTGACTGGGAAAACAGTATCGACAAACGCAAGATGCACGAAATACACAGTTTCGGCTACAATTCACTACATTACATTTGCAAGCTTCCCAAGGAAAAATACTTTGACCCCAACTACCCCCAACTAAACGAAATCCGTTTCGAAGTGCAGATGCGAACCGCCCTGCAGCATGTGTGGTCGGTACTCGATCACGA comes from Fibrobacter sp. UWH4 and encodes:
- the pgi gene encoding glucose-6-phosphate isomerase encodes the protein MSKLTDSQEWKALEAHAEVAKTWHMKELFAKDPARAEKFSAEACGLFLDYSKNIITDETMAKLQDLLKSAGFEDMRRKYFAGEKINTTEKRAVLHTALRYKGNDPICVDGKDVMPEVRAVLKHMEEFTKLVRTGKWKGHTGKSIKYVVNIGIGGSDLGPVMVTEALKPYADKPAAGEYSPEVYFVSNIDGTHMAETLKKVNIEETLFIVASKTFTTLETMTNAETAKAAVLKAFNGDEKSIAKHFVALSTNTEAVSAFGIDTANMFEFWNWVGGRYSLWSAIGLSIALRIGFDNYMKLHQGAYEMDQHFKTAPVDKNLPVILALIGVWYNNFFGASSYAMLPYDQYLHRLAAYFQQADMESNGKTVDRDSKRVNYQTGPILWGEPGTNGQHAFYQLIHQGTKMIPCDFIAPANSHNKVGDHHQKLLSNFFAQPEALMNGKTLAQAQEELRKDGKSEEEIAFLAPHKVFEGNKPTNSIMMDYVSPETLGALIAMYEHKIFTQGVIWNINSYDQWGVELGKQLAKKILPELAKADAELNHDSSTNGLIRWFKAHQK
- a CDS encoding HD domain-containing protein codes for the protein MDTSILDKAIVFAVKAHQGAERKGKGFPYIVHPMEAVAIAATMTNDQELLAAAALHDTVEDTEITLKDVEREFGKRVAELVEAESDIEFEGKSRQESWRLRKEEAIERLSSATNEVKIVALSDKLSNIRAIYRDYQAIGDKVWDLFCVKDKASHEWHFRGLARALSSLKGTFAYDEFAETINKVFGK